The Blattabacterium sp. (Cryptocercus kyebangensis) region CTTTTTTTGATTTATTATTACAATTAAGTGAAAAATATAAAAATATATTAATGCCTGGTTATACACATTATCAAATTGCAATGCCTTCTTCTTTTGGACTTTGGTTTGCTGCATATGCAGAGAGTTTGATAGATGATATGTTATTAATTAGCACCGCTTATAGTATTACCAATAAAAATCCTTTAGGTTCCGCAGCTGGTTATGGATCTACTTTCCCTTTAAATAGAACAATGACAACGGAATTATTAGGATTTGAAAATTTAAATTATAATGTTATATATGCTCAAATGGGACGAGGGAAAATGGAAAGAATAGTTACAGAAGCCATTGCTTCTTTAGCAAATACTTTGGGTAAAATGTCTCAAGATATTTGCTTATATTTGAGCCAAAATTTCAATTTTATTAGTTTTCCTGATTTTCTTACTACTGGATCAAGCATCATGCCTCATAAGAAAAATCCAGATGTTTTTGAACTTATAAGAGCTAAATGTAATAGAATCTCTTCATTCCCAAATGAAATTTCTTTGATTTCATCTAATTTGTGTTCTGGATACCATAGAGATTTTCAAATAATTAAAGAAAGATTTTTACCTATTTTTGATGAATTAAAAAAATGTTTTTCTATATTTAGGTATATGTTAAATCATATCGTAATTAGAAATGATATTCTTCAAGAGGATAAGTATAAATACTTATTCAGTGTAGAAGTAGTCCATAAACTTGTAAAAGAAGGAATGTCATTTAGAGAAGCTTATAAGAAAGTTGGTTCTAATATAGAAAATGGATGTTTTGAACCCTTTACGATGGGAATTTATTCTCATGAAGGAAGTATAGGTAATTTATGTAATCAAAACATTCGGAAAATGATGCAAGACGTAATAAAAAAAATTGATTTAGAAAAAATTAACAAGGTTATAGAACGATTAATTTATGGAATAAAAACTTAGAATTTAAAAATCAAATTTTTTTTTTCAGGATAGATTTTTTATAGAACCAATCTTTTATTTTTTGATGATGTCCAGATAAAAGTATTCTGGGTACAGATAGGCCTTTATAAATGAGTGGACGAGTGTAAAGAGGGGGAGGAGGTATAGATCCAATTTGAAACGTATCTGTAATCATAGAATCTGGATTATTTAGTACTCCAGGTAACAATCTAGTTACAGCCTCTACTACAACAGCAGCGGCTAATTCTCCTCCAGATAAAACATAAGGACCAATAGATATTTCTTTGGAAATTAAGTTTTCTCGGATTCTTTGATCAATACCTTTGTAACGACCACAAAGAATAATAATATTTTTTTTACAAGAAAATTCATAAGCATATTTTTGTGAAAAAATATTTCCATCAGGAGTCATAAAAATTTTTTCATCATAATTTCTTTCTGAAAAAAGTTTATGGAAACACCGATATACAGGTTCTATTCTAATAACCATACCGGATCCTCCTCCATAAGGATAATCATCTACTTTTTTACGTTTTCCTAAACCATATTTTCGTAAATCATGAAGATAAATTTCTATGATTTTTTTATTTATAGCTCTTTTAATAATAGAATTTGAAAAGGGCCCCTTGAGTATTTCAGGAATAACGCTAACAATATCTATACGCATTTTTTTTAGTAATATACACTTTGACTAAGAATCTATGAATGAAAATAGTTAAAAAATTCTACCTTTGTGAATAATTTTTAAGAATGAGTTACCTAGTTTCCATAGTAGGACGTACGAATGTAGGAAAATCAACTTTATTTAACCGTATTATAGGACAAAGGAAAGCTATAGTTCATGGTCAAAGTGGAGTAACGAGAGATAGAATTTATGGAGATTCTGAATGGAATGGAGTCCATTTTTCTGTAGTAGATACAGGAGGTTATAATCCCCCCAATAATACAGATATAATCGATACAGAAATCAGAAAGCAAATTTTAATAGCTGTAAAAGATTCTGATGCCATTTTGTTTTTAGTGGATATGAAAATAGGTCTACTCGATCTAGATATCGAAATTTCTCAAATACTTAGAAGATGTAAAAAATCAATTTTATTAGTAGTGAATAAAGTAGATAACGGAAAAAATCTATATCATGATACAGATTTTTTCCGTTTAGGATTCAATAACTATTATTGTATATCCGCTATAAATGGAAGTGGAACTGGAGAAATGTTGGATAGATTAATAGAAATATTGAAAGGATTAGTAGAAAAAAAAGTAGAGAAAGGGGAGGGATTTCCACGTTTTTCTGTAATTGGGCGACCCAACGTAGGAAAATCTACATTAATTAACTCTTTTTTAGATAAAAACCATCATATTGTCACAAATATTTCTGGTACCACAAGAGATAGTCTAGATGTTTTCTACAAAAAATTTGGATATAAATGTATTTTAGTTGATACCCCTGGAGTTAGAAAAAAATCAAAAATAAGTGAAAGTATTGAATTTTATTCTACTATGAAAACGGTGAGAACTATTAAATACACAGATATTTGTTTTTTGATGGTAGATGCGGTTCGTGGATGGGAATCACAAGATAGAAATATTTTTAGATTGATTGAAAAAAATCAAAAAGGGGTCATAATTCTTATTAACAAATGGGATTTATTACATAATAATAAAAATTTTTCTATACAGAAAAATTTCGAAATTTTTATTAAAAAAAACATTGCTCCATTTGACAATGTTCCCATACTTTTTATATCGGCTAAAAATAAGGATGGAATATATAATATTATACCCATAGCTTATCATATTTTTAGAAAACGAAAAGAAAGATTAAAAACGAATTTATTAAATAGAGTTATGTTACCCCTTTTTAAAAAAAATCCTCCTCCTACTATCAAAAAAAAATTGATTAAAATCAAATATTGTACTCAATTGCCTACATATACACCAAAATTTATTTTTTTTTCTAATTACCCTCAGTATATAAAAGAATCTTATAAAAGATTTATTGAAAATAAAATTCGTTATCACTTCGATTTCATAGGAGTTCCTATACAAATTTTTTTCAGAAAAAAATAATTTTTTTATAATTGATCTATTTATTTACTTAGTGGTTTTGATAAAATAGTGATAACACATTTAAGAGGAAAATTAATCGAAAGGGATCAATCTTATTTAATAATAGATTGTAACGGAATAGGATATTATATTCATATATCCTCGTCTACTTATTCTTCTTTTTTATTAAAAAAAGTAGAAGAGGAAATCTATATATATACTTATCTTTTTATAAAGGAAAATAAACATGTTTTGTATGGTTTTTTTGATAGAATAGAAAGGAAAATATTTTCTCATTTGATATCTGTAAATGGGATAGGACCAAATTCTGCTATAACATTGTTATCTTCATTAACTCCATATGAAATAGAAAAATCTATTTCTAAAGAAGATACAGAAGTATTTAAAAGTATTAAGGGAATCGGTATAAAAACAGCTCATAGAATTATAATAGAACTTAAAGATAAAATAGGTCTTCTTTCTAAAAAAGGAAAAGATGTTACATTATTCGATAAAAATACACCATCCATTATAAAAAAAGAAGCTTTAAGGGCTTTGATTGTATTGGGTTTTTCTCCTAAAGAATCTAAAAAAGTTTTAGAGGATCTTTTAGAGAAAAATCCAAAATTTACTGTAGAAAATTTAATCAAAGATTCTTTAAAAAAATTGTAAGATCGTAAATTATTATTTTCAATTTATAATTGATGAAAAAAAAACAAACTCTAAAAATAATATATTTTTGTTTTTTTCGTGAAATTGATTAATTAATATTTACCTCTTTATTATGAAAATTTTTTATCCATCAATTATAGTCATTCTTTTTATATTATCTATTTTCGATCTTATTGTAGGGTTGATTAACGATGCCGTAAATTTTCTTAATTCCGCTATTGGATCTAAAGTAGCTTCTCGTAAGACTATCATTATTTTTGCTAGTTTAGGTATTCTATTGGGAGCTTTTTTATCTAGTAGAATGATGGAAATAGCAAGAAAAGGTATTTTTGATCCGTCTTATTTTTATTTTTCAGATCTTATTTTTATTTTTTTAGCAGTTATGATATCCGATATTATTTTATTGGATATTTTTAACACTTTAGGGTTGCCAACCTCTACTACAGTATCAATGGTTTTTTGTTTATTAGGAGGAGCCTTCAGTATTTCCATGATAAAAATTTCTTCTCCATTAAGTAATGAACCCCTTCATCATTTAAGTCAATACATTAAAGCGGAAAAAACATTGACAATTGGTATAGGAATTTTTTTATCTATTATAATTTCTTTTTTTTCTGGTGCCTTTATTCACTATTTTATACGGATTTTATTAAGTTTTGAATATAAAAGTAGATTAAAATATGCAGGAGTTATATGGGCCTCTATTTCATTGAGTAGTATGACTTATTTTTTGATTGTAAGAGGACTTCATAGTACTTTACAAGGATCCATGTATGATAATTTATCAGTACAATCCCTATTGATTCCACATTTTATAAAGTGGATCCATCATAATTTTTTTTTCTTTTTTATTTTATTATTTACAACTTGGATTATTGTGTCTAAAGTATTTGTTTTTTTAGGATATAATATATTAAAATTTGTCGTATTATATGGAACATTTTCTTTAGCTATGGCTTTTGCAGGAAATGATCTAGTAAATTTCATAGGAGTTCCTATAGCTAGTATACAATCTTATAACATATGGAAAGAAGCAGGAAGTCCTCCTGCAGAAGGATTCAATATGAAAAGTTTATCTGGAAATGTACAGATTCCATCTTTTGTTCTGATATTTTCAGGTATAATTATGATATTAACACTTTGGTTTTCTAAAAAAACAAAAACCATTACCAGCACGGAAATTAATTTAAGTAGACAAAATGAAGGAAACGAAAAATTTTTATCCAATTCTTTTGCAAGAGGAATCGTTCGGTTTTTTTTATTTTTCGGAAATAAATTTTTTAATTTATTTCCGAAACGATTTCTTGTTAAAATAGAAAAAAATTTTAAGAAAAAAATCCAAAAAGAGGAAAATATTTCTGAGGAAAATATTGCTTTTGATCTGGTTAGAGCTTCTTCTAATTTAACTATATCTAGTATATTGATCTCTATAGCTACCGTTAAGAATCTTCCCCTATCTACTACTTTTGTCACTTTTATGGTCTCTATGGGGACTTCTCTTTCAGATAGAGCGTGGGATAGAGAAAGTGCTGTTTATCGAATATCAGGAGTTTTAAAAGTTATAAGGGGATGGTTTTTAACAGGGGTTATAGCATTCACCATGGCAGGAATTATAGCCTATTTTTTGTATTTTATAAAGGTATGGGCACTTATATTTTTTATTTTTTTAATGGTATTGGTTTTTTACAAAAGTTATAAAAAATATCAAAAAATACAATATCAAAAAGTTGAAGAGGAAAAAACTATTTTTGGTATAATAGGATGGATAAATTTAAACAAAAGTTCCGAAAGTTCGGATATTTTAGAACCTATGCTCAAATCTATAGAACTTATTTACAAAAATAGTATAGAAGGAATTACTAAAGAAAACTTGAAACCCCTTAAAGATAGCAGAAAAAACTTTTTAAAAGTAAAAGAAAATTTTACGTATATACAGAACTCTTTGATTAGAGTTATAAAAAAAACGAGGAATAGTGACCCTATTTTTGGAAGACTTTATATACGTATATACAACAAAATTAAAGAAATATTGGAATCCGAAGATATTATTACCAATTGCACTTTATTTCATGTAATTAATAGCCATAACCCTTTAAAATACAATCAAAAAAAGAATTTGCTTACACTTGAACATTTGATGATGGAATATTTCAGTATTCTAAAAAAAATTATTATAAATAGAAATTGTAAATATGTTAGCCATACAATAAAAATTAATATTCTAAAAAAGATTGAGGAACAAATAAATCAACAGGTGAAGGGAATTATCCATAAAAAATATGGGACTAAAAATACATTATTAATGTTAGACGTTCTTATCCAATCAAAAAAGATTACAGAGAATATAGAAGATCTTATCCTATTATATAAAAATTTTTTATCCCATATTTCTTCAAAAAGAGACACTTCCATTTTAGTTCTAAAAAATATAAAAATTTAAAAGGTCATCATATTGCATCCTCGTCGTACATCTATCTGATAAATCCATTCTTCCTAACACTTCAAATTCCTCGTCATTTCTTCTTTTCCTAAATTATTGGTAGAAATAAAAGAAAAAGATAAATAATTGGATAAATCAATAATATCAATTCCATCAATTTTATTGTTTTTTTTTCTATATGAAGAAAAGAAAAGAATCTTTTTGGTCTCGTATGTATACTTTCATCCAAGGTTTACATAGAAATATACCGTTTTTTTTTCATATTCTTGTGAGAAAGTAATTCTTTCATTCCATATTACGAATGAATATCTTTTACACGAAAACCATTTTTTAAAAGATGATGTAATTCTTTTCGAATTATTTTTTTTTTACCCCTTTCATTCATCCTTTCTCCATGATTATAATATTCTTTTTTTATATTTTCCTTATTTTTTTTAAAGTTCATTTTATTAAATTTGAAAATATAACTCTTCCAATTTTTTAAAAAAGAACTGGGGTCCTTTTCTATATATGGAGAAAATATATTGAAATTCTTTTTCAAAAGAATTTTGAAAAAAATGATAAGGAATTAAATTTATTTTTTCATTTACTTCTTTAAGTAAAAGAATACATATTGATAGATAAAAAAAATATTTTATTAATCCTAATATACCACCTAACCATTTTTCAATAGGTTGTATCCATGTAATTATAAAAAAAAATTCTAGAATTTTTTTAGTTAAAAAAGCTGTTAAAATTATCAAAAAAAATGAAATTATTATAGAATAACCAATAAAAAAAGGTTCTTTATTACTCCCATTTACTTTTTTTGGTAATATTTCTGAAACTAAGTAAAATATATCGATACCTTTATATATCAATATAAAAAATATCATGAATACAAATAACTGAGACAATAACCCTTTTTTATAACCATGATATCCACCATATAAAAGGGTAATCAGAATAATTATATCTGTGATCATCATCATAAATATTCTTATTTTTCTAGTAAGCTAATAACATAACATGAAAAAAGAATTTATACGAGAATTTCATATTAATTGGAATAAAGTAATTGTATATATACAAAATCATTTTTACATAAAAGAAAAAATTAATCCTATTGGGATTATTTACCTTATAGGTATTCAAGTTCTAGGCAAAGGTATAAATAGATTTTTTAAAAGAGAAGAAAAAATAAATATTTTGCATATTGCAATATGTAGAATTTTAGAACCTTTTGGTTATTACGTATTTATTGGTAGGGATCGAGAAGGATGGCCACATTATTTATTGAAAAAAAATTATTCCTTTTTAAAAAAGGAAGAAAAATATTTTTTAATTAAAAAAGCAATCATTCGTTATATGATTGAAGAAAATATTCTTGATGATATTTAGAAAAATAAATAATCATATTTTATGGATAATAAAATGAATAAAATCAAAGAAGAAATAAAAATTTTTCAGGCTAAAAAATATGAAGATTTAGAAGAATTCAGAATTAAATTTTTGGGTAAAAAAAAAGGAATTTTAACGATTCTATTTAAAGAATTAAAAAAAATACCCATTCATAAAAGGAAATTTTATGGTAAAATAATCAATGATTTAAAAAAAAAGGTTCAAGAAAAAATACAAATGAATCATCCCAAAAATTTTCTTAGAAAGGAAAATATCTTAAATTTTGATCCTACAGTTCCAGGAAAATCTATAGAAATAGGATCTCTACATCCTATATCTATTCTAAAGAATAGAATTATAAACATTTTTAGAAAAATAGGTTTTTCTTATGTAGAAGGTCCTGAAATTGAAAACGATTGGCATAATTTTACGGCTTTAAATTTTCCTATAGATCACCCATCAAGAGATATGCAGGATACATTTTTTATACACAAAAATCCAGATATTTTGTTACGTACACATACTTCTTCTGTTCAAATACGATATATGAAAAAAAATTGTCCCCCTTTTCGTATTTTATCTATAGGAAAAGTATATAGAAATGAAACAATTTCCTCACGTTCCCATTTTATGTTTCACCAAGCAGAATGTTTTTCTATAGATAAAAAAGTATCTTTTTCAGATCTAAAAAAAACCATTCAGTATTTAATAAAATCTCTTTTTGGAGAAGTAAAAATAAGATTCCGTCCTTCCTATTTTCCATTTACAGAACCTAGTGCTGAAGTGGATATCTATTGTAAAAATAAGAATAATACAGGATGGTTAGAGATCATGGGATGTGGGATGATAGATCCAAAAGTATTGAAAAACGTAAATATTGATTCAGAAATTTATTCTGGATTTGCTTTTGGAGTAGGCATAGAAAGAATTGCTATACTGATTTATCAAATCTATGATATTCGACTTTTTTTTGATAACGATATTCGTTTTTTAAGACAATTTCAAAGTGATTTTTAAATGATTCATTTTATTAATGAATATTTTTTTCTTTGTCGTACTACTTCATATAAAATGATTCCACATGCTACAGAAACATTTAAAGAAGATATTCCTTGTATTGCTGGTATTTTTGCCTTTTCATAGGAAAGTTCTAAATATTTATGGGAAATTCCATTTTCCTCATTTCCTAGGATTAAAGCAGTAGGAAATGAAAAATCAATATCATACCAATATTTATTAGATTTTTCTGTAGCTGAAACAATTTTTAATCCAGATTTAATCAAATATTCTATAGTTTTTCCAATATTTTTTTCTTTACATATCGGAACTTTAAATAAAGCACCTGAAGAGGTCTTGATTGAATCAGATCCAATCATAGCCATCTCTTTTTTAGGAATTATGATAGAATCTACACCTGCACATACCGCAGTACGAATGATAGATCCAAAATTTCTTACATCGGTAATACGATCTAAAATGAGCAAAAGTGGATTTTTTCCTTTTTCATAAAAAATAGGAAGCAAATCTTCTATATGATAAGTTTTTATTGGTGAAAGAATTGCAAAAACTCCTTGATGATTTTTATTTTTCCATTGATCAAATTTTTTTTTTGAAACGGAGTGAATTTGGATATTATTTTTTTTGGAAAGATTTATTAATTTTTTTTTATAAGTATTAGATCCTTTTTCCCATCCTCTTTGAAAAAAGAGTTTTCTAATAGTAATTTTGGATTGAATTGCTTCTATTAATGGATGTATTCCATAAATAACTTCTAATTTATTCATAATCTTTCTATTTCTTTTTATCAAAAATTTTAAAAAATAAATCTTTGATAAAAAATCGTATAAAATCTTTACATAAAAAAAAGATAAAGAATAAAAGAAAAATATATAAAATAGTAATAATCCCAAATCCTAAAATATAATTTCCAAAATAATAGGATAGAAAAAAAGATAAAGAAAAACTTCCTAAAAAAAGAATCATTATGAAAAATATAAATAAACAAAAATTAAGAAAAATTTCTGTAATGATGGAGACTAAAACTTTAGTTACTTCATTTTTAAAAAAGTTCAATTTTTTATTGATCAAATTTTTGATAAATGTGAACATTAAAAAAAGAATTATTAAGTCCCCAATTCCTCTTCTACTTTGTCTATTTTATCTATTTTATTTTTTTTCCATTTTGCTTCAATGTCAGATTTAATTTTATGTACTTTTTTTCCAATTTTTTTACCTATTTCTTGTAAATTATCTCTTAATTCTTCTGTTTTCCCCCCTAGTATATTTCTAATTTTATTTTCTTTTCTTGTAGATAAAATAATTCCTACTATTAACCCTGCGATAGTTCCCAGAATCAATCCCCAAAAAAAACTTCCTCCTTTTTTCATAAAAAAAACAATTTTATATTTATAGATAAATTTACAATATTTACGTACAAAATGGTATTTGTGAATATATGAAAATATTTTTCTATATGTTAGATATTAAAAAAAATTTTTCTCTCAAAAATTTTAATACATTTGGAATAAATGTTTATGCACATTATTTTGTAAATGTGAAGAGTCTAGAAGATATAAAAAAAACTTTTTGTATATATCCATACATTCCTAAATTTTTTTTGGGAAATGGAAGTAATATTCTTTTTTTAAAAAATTATTATCAAGGACTAGTAATAAAAATGGGAATAAAAGGGAAGAAAGTGATGAAGGAAAACAATTCTCAAGTCATTGTTAAAGCTTTTGCTGGAGAAAATTGGAATGAATTTGTAGATTGGACTATAAAAAAAGGATTCAATGGATTAGAAAATTTATCGTTTATTCCTGGTACAGTTGGAGCCGCCCCAATTCAAAATATTGGAGCGTATGGATCAGAAGTAAAGGATACTTTATTAGAAGTCCAAGTATATGACCTTTATAGTGGTATAATACGAAAGTTTACACGAGAAGAATGTAAACTAGAATATCGAAATTCTTTTTTTAAGAATCCACATTCTAGAAATAAATTTTTGGTTTTATCTGTTTCTTTTCTATTAAGGAAAAAATATAAAAAATTGAATATTTACTCCATTGAAATTCAAAAAGAATTAAAATACATGAATGTAAAAAAACCTAATCCTTACGATTTAAGGAAGGCTATCTTTAATATTAGAAATAGAAAACTTCCAAATCCAAAAAAAATTGGAAATGCTGGTAGTTTTTTTATGAATCCTATAGTAGGAATATTTGATTTAAAAAAATTACAATCTCAATATCCCAATATTATTGGATTTTTTATTTCTAAAAATAAAGTAAAAATATCTGCTAGTTCCTTGATTGAAACAATAGGATGGAAAGGGAAAAAAATAGGAGATGTTGGGGTTTATGAAAAAAAACCTATAGTTTTAGTAAACTATGGGAAAGCTAGTGGAATGGATGTTTATTATTTTTCAGAAAAAATAACGAAAAAAATCAAAAAAAAGTTAGGTATTGTGTTATCAAAAGAAGTAAATATCATACAGTAAAAAATACTAAAAAAATTTTTTTAGATAAATTTTCTTAATAAAAAAAAAGGTAACAATCTTCTATCAATAGAATCATTTTCTTTTTTTTTATTTCTTATCTTATAAATATTCTATTAAAGAATACAGAAATTGAAAAAAAAATTTAATCTATGTCAATAACTTTAGAAGAAAAATCGACCAAATATATACAAAAAAAAATCAAAGAAAAACCTGATTTTGGGATAATATTATTGGAAAATCAGTTTAATAAACTGGTAGAAGAAATAAAAAATCCTATATATATTTCTTACGAAGAAATTCCAAATTTTAAGAAAATAAATTTCTATGGAAAATTTATTTTCGGAGAAATAGAAAATAAAAAAGTTATTTTTTCAATAGAACCATTTTATGAAAATGGAGAGATTCCTTTTTCTATTATAATTTTTAAAAATATTGGAGTAGATAAATTAATATTGATTAATATTTCTGGAGGAGTAAATCCAAATTATAAAATGGGTGACGTAATTTTGGTAAAAGATCATATCAATCTTTTTCCAGAAAATCCTAAAATAAGAAAACTTATAGAAAAAAAGAATAAGTTTTTTTGGATTACTGAGCTATATGATCAAAAGATGCTGGAAATGGCAGAAAATATTTCAATGAATCATAATATAATCATACAAAAAGGGATATATGTAGCATTTCCATATCCAAATTATAAAACTTCTGCAGAACAGGCCATGATACGATCTATGGGAGGAGATAGTGTTGGAATGAATATCATTTCATATGTAATAACAGCTAGATGTATGAATCTACGCGTTTTTTTTCTATCCATTATGGTTGAATTATGTGAAAATAATGAGTCTCCTTCCGATTCCATAAATTTTTTGACCCCCTTTTTTTATGAAACCGAAAAATCTATGCCTATTCTAATATTAATTTTCAAAGAATTTATAAAACTTTGTTCCTAGAATCAATTTAGTAAAAATTTTTTAGGGTAATTTTTTTATTATATTTTTCGTTATTTTTTCAAAAATTTTTCTTATTTGATCGTTTTCTAAAACAACTGGGATCCCTAAATCAGAATATTCTCGTATGGTTTGTAACATAGGAATCTCTCCAAGAAAGAAAATATCCATTTTTTTGGAAAAGTTTTTCACTCCGTTTTTTCCAAAAAAATATTTTTTTTCTTGGGTTTCTTTTTCAAGAAAAAAAGACATATTTTCTATTATTCCAAGTATTGGAACTTGAATGGATCTAATACGAAACATCCCTACAGATCTATGTACATCCGATAAAGCAATTTTTTGAGGTGTACTAACGAGAATAATTCCTTTTAATGGGATATCTTGTAAAATAGATAAATGAATATCCCCTGTTCCTGGAGGTAAATCTATAATTAAAAAATCTAAGTATCCCCAATCCGTATCATGAACAAATTGTCTTAAAGCCTTAGTAGCCATTGGTCCCCTCCAAACCACAGCTTGTCCAGATTTTGAAAAAAAACCTAAAGATAGAATTTTAACTCCATAACTAGTGATAGGATTCATTACATAAGAATTATTCTTCTTTTGTAGAAGAGAAGAATGTACCTTATCTTCTTCTAAGTTAAACATTAATGGAATGGAAGGACCATAAATATCGGCATCTAATAACCCAACATGAAACCCCATCTTTACTAAAGATACGGCTATATTGGTTGCAATCGTAGATTTTCCAACCCCTCCTTTTCCAGAAGCTACGGCTATTATATTTTTTATCCCAGGTATTTTTTTATCAGTATTTTCTAATTTTATTTCTATTTTTAAACGTATTTTTTTTGTATCTACATCTTTATATTTTATAGCTTGTAAAATATCTTTTTTTAATGTTTTTTTTATATGCATAGTCGGATGGGATAAACTTATATGTATTCTTATTTCATCCTTAAATACATCTATTTTTTTTACTATTCCAGACTCAATAATATTTTTTTTATTTTCAAGAATAAAAACATTTTCTAATGCTTCCGAAATTTTTTGTTTCATACAAAAAAATTATAATCCATATATGGATATTTTTCACAATAGTACAAAAAAATAACTAGATTTAATTTTTATAATTTTTTTCACAAAGAAAAATATGTATTTTTTCCCTATGTTCATTTTGAATAAATTTCATCCTCTCCATACGAAGATTATAGTTTTTAGATGCCCACATCTAAAAACTATGCTTTTGGAACAATTTCTTTTTTCTGATAAAGACAGGAAGTTTTTTTTATCTTTATCAGAAAAAAGAAAAAAAGAATTTTTAGGAGTACGTTACGCCCTAAGACATATAGGGATCAACATGAATCTTTTTTATAATGAAAAAAGAAAGCCTTTTCTTTTTCCTAAAGGAAAGTATATTTCTTTAAGTCATTCTTTTGAATTAATTGCTATAGCAATTAGTTACTATCATATAGGTATAGATATAGAAAAATTACGAAAAGATAAAAAGATAATAAAAGTAAGAAAAAAATTCATTAGAAATGA contains the following coding sequences:
- a CDS encoding purine-nucleoside phosphorylase gives rise to the protein MSITLEEKSTKYIQKKIKEKPDFGIILLENQFNKLVEEIKNPIYISYEEIPNFKKINFYGKFIFGEIENKKVIFSIEPFYENGEIPFSIIIFKNIGVDKLILINISGGVNPNYKMGDVILVKDHINLFPENPKIRKLIEKKNKFFWITELYDQKMLEMAENISMNHNIIIQKGIYVAFPYPNYKTSAEQAMIRSMGGDSVGMNIISYVITARCMNLRVFFLSIMVELCENNESPSDSINFLTPFFYETEKSMPILILIFKEFIKLCS
- a CDS encoding 4'-phosphopantetheinyl transferase family protein codes for the protein MFILNKFHPLHTKIIVFRCPHLKTMLLEQFLFSDKDRKFFLSLSEKRKKEFLGVRYALRHIGINMNLFYNEKRKPFLFPKGKYISLSHSFELIAIAISYYHIGIDIEKLRKDKKIIKVRKKFIRNDESVFIHPNYEEDYLHIIWGIKESLYKLEGGPSSNFLTHYRVSPFCLKKDSRISCWIMKDSYSKRFSAFYRKIDDHYLVYIIDK
- a CDS encoding Mrp/NBP35 family ATP-binding protein, translated to MKQKISEALENVFILENKKNIIESGIVKKIDVFKDEIRIHISLSHPTMHIKKTLKKDILQAIKYKDVDTKKIRLKIEIKLENTDKKIPGIKNIIAVASGKGGVGKSTIATNIAVSLVKMGFHVGLLDADIYGPSIPLMFNLEEDKVHSSLLQKKNNSYVMNPITSYGVKILSLGFFSKSGQAVVWRGPMATKALRQFVHDTDWGYLDFLIIDLPPGTGDIHLSILQDIPLKGIILVSTPQKIALSDVHRSVGMFRIRSIQVPILGIIENMSFFLEKETQEKKYFFGKNGVKNFSKKMDIFFLGEIPMLQTIREYSDLGIPVVLENDQIRKIFEKITKNIIKKLP
- the rlmB gene encoding 23S rRNA (guanosine(2251)-2'-O)-methyltransferase RlmB, with protein sequence MNKLEVIYGIHPLIEAIQSKITIRKLFFQRGWEKGSNTYKKKLINLSKKNNIQIHSVSKKKFDQWKNKNHQGVFAILSPIKTYHIEDLLPIFYEKGKNPLLLILDRITDVRNFGSIIRTAVCAGVDSIIIPKKEMAMIGSDSIKTSSGALFKVPICKEKNIGKTIEYLIKSGLKIVSATEKSNKYWYDIDFSFPTALILGNEENGISHKYLELSYEKAKIPAIQGISSLNVSVACGIILYEVVRQRKKYSLIK
- the pheS gene encoding phenylalanine--tRNA ligase subunit alpha, producing the protein MDNKMNKIKEEIKIFQAKKYEDLEEFRIKFLGKKKGILTILFKELKKIPIHKRKFYGKIINDLKKKVQEKIQMNHPKNFLRKENILNFDPTVPGKSIEIGSLHPISILKNRIINIFRKIGFSYVEGPEIENDWHNFTALNFPIDHPSRDMQDTFFIHKNPDILLRTHTSSVQIRYMKKNCPPFRILSIGKVYRNETISSRSHFMFHQAECFSIDKKVSFSDLKKTIQYLIKSLFGEVKIRFRPSYFPFTEPSAEVDIYCKNKNNTGWLEIMGCGMIDPKVLKNVNIDSEIYSGFAFGVGIERIAILIYQIYDIRLFFDNDIRFLRQFQSDF
- the murB gene encoding UDP-N-acetylmuramate dehydrogenase encodes the protein MLDIKKNFSLKNFNTFGINVYAHYFVNVKSLEDIKKTFCIYPYIPKFFLGNGSNILFLKNYYQGLVIKMGIKGKKVMKENNSQVIVKAFAGENWNEFVDWTIKKGFNGLENLSFIPGTVGAAPIQNIGAYGSEVKDTLLEVQVYDLYSGIIRKFTREECKLEYRNSFFKNPHSRNKFLVLSVSFLLRKKYKKLNIYSIEIQKELKYMNVKKPNPYDLRKAIFNIRNRKLPNPKKIGNAGSFFMNPIVGIFDLKKLQSQYPNIIGFFISKNKVKISASSLIETIGWKGKKIGDVGVYEKKPIVLVNYGKASGMDVYYFSEKITKKIKKKLGIVLSKEVNIIQ
- a CDS encoding YtxH domain-containing protein, coding for MKKGGSFFWGLILGTIAGLIVGIILSTRKENKIRNILGGKTEELRDNLQEIGKKIGKKVHKIKSDIEAKWKKNKIDKIDKVEEELGT